In Clostridium sp. DL-VIII, the following proteins share a genomic window:
- the glgD gene encoding glucose-1-phosphate adenylyltransferase subunit GlgD, producing the protein MKNCIGIINLDENENRMGELVVGRSLASVPIAARYRIIDFVLSNMTNSGISCIGIFTKNKSRSLIDHLTNGRPWDLNRKKDGLRVFNFGNDEPTYDDVHRFAENIQFLTRSRKEYILLAPSYMICNIDYNKVLEYHKSTEKDITMIYKRIDNAYEAFIDCGVLKLDDSGRVISVGENIGKNPKANINMEMYIMKTELFINIVNECISSGMYRKVKDYIHNNLSTLACGAYEFMGHLNCINSIKALYDSNAEFLNRKINKEIFNEERPIYTKSKDEAPTYYAEKSNVVNSIIANGCRIEGMIENCVIGRRVYIGKNARLKDCIIMQNSRIGEDVVLDNVIADKGSEIRKGETLIGSIMYPLIIKRKNKQ; encoded by the coding sequence ATGAAAAATTGTATTGGTATAATTAATTTAGATGAAAATGAAAATAGGATGGGAGAGTTAGTAGTAGGAAGATCTCTTGCTTCGGTTCCAATTGCAGCAAGATATAGAATTATAGATTTTGTATTATCCAATATGACTAATTCAGGTATAAGCTGCATAGGTATTTTCACAAAAAATAAATCTAGATCGTTAATAGATCATTTAACAAACGGAAGGCCATGGGATTTAAATAGAAAGAAGGATGGACTGAGAGTTTTTAATTTTGGAAATGACGAGCCGACTTATGATGATGTTCATAGATTTGCAGAAAATATACAATTTTTAACTCGCAGTAGAAAAGAATATATTCTATTAGCACCTAGCTATATGATTTGTAATATAGATTACAATAAGGTTCTAGAATATCATAAAAGTACAGAAAAAGATATTACAATGATATATAAAAGGATCGATAATGCTTATGAGGCGTTTATAGATTGTGGAGTATTAAAACTTGATGATTCAGGTAGAGTAATAAGTGTAGGAGAAAATATAGGCAAAAATCCAAAAGCTAATATTAATATGGAAATGTATATAATGAAGACGGAACTGTTTATAAACATAGTGAATGAGTGTATAAGCAGTGGCATGTATAGGAAGGTTAAGGATTATATTCATAATAATTTAAGCACTTTAGCTTGCGGAGCATATGAATTCATGGGACATCTAAACTGTATAAATTCAATAAAAGCATTATATGATAGTAATGCAGAATTTTTAAATAGAAAGATCAATAAAGAGATTTTTAATGAGGAAAGACCTATTTATACAAAGAGTAAGGATGAGGCTCCTACTTATTATGCTGAAAAGAGTAATGTAGTTAACTCTATAATAGCAAATGGATGCCGTATTGAAGGTATGATTGAAAATTGTGTAATAGGCAGAAGAGTGTATATAGGTAAAAATGCACGGCTTAAGGATTGCATAATAATGCAAAATAGCAGAATTGGCGAGGATGTTGTACTAGATAATGTTATTGCGGATAAAGGAAGTGAAATAAGAAAAGGAGAAACTCTCATAGGATCGATAATGTATCCATTAATAATAAAAAGGAAGAATAAGCAGTAA
- a CDS encoding glucose-1-phosphate adenylyltransferase: MGKREIVAMILAGGQGSRLGVLTKKLAKPAVPFGGKYRIIDFPLSNCSNSGIYTVGVLTQYKPLELNAHIGIGEAWDLDRTHGGVSILPPYQEEKGGEWYKGTANAIYQNIEFVDRYDPEYILILSGDHIYKMDYTKMLDFHKEKKAEATIAVIEVSISEASRFGIMNTREDLSIYEFEEKPKNPKNNLASMGIYIFNWKTLKKYLREDEADKTSKNDFGMNIIPNMLGDGNRMVAYPFKGYWKDVGTIESLWEANMDLIKEDNELDLHDEEWKIYSVNSRRPAQYIGENAKISNSLIVEGCIVKGQVENSILFQGVQVGKNSVIRDSIIMTDAKIGENVVIEKAIVGNGAIIRKECKISLDGEIAIIAAKEDVKMGTVIENNKAV; encoded by the coding sequence ATGGGTAAAAGGGAAATTGTAGCAATGATACTTGCCGGTGGACAAGGATCGAGGTTAGGGGTTTTAACAAAGAAATTAGCAAAACCGGCAGTACCATTTGGGGGAAAGTATAGAATTATAGATTTTCCATTAAGTAATTGTTCAAATTCAGGAATATACACAGTAGGAGTATTAACCCAATATAAACCGTTGGAGCTTAATGCACATATAGGTATAGGAGAAGCATGGGATTTGGATAGAACTCATGGAGGTGTAAGTATATTGCCACCATATCAAGAGGAAAAAGGCGGAGAATGGTATAAGGGTACTGCAAATGCTATCTATCAAAATATAGAATTTGTTGATAGATATGATCCAGAATACATTTTGATTTTATCTGGAGACCATATTTACAAGATGGATTATACAAAAATGCTGGATTTTCATAAGGAAAAGAAAGCTGAAGCTACTATAGCTGTAATTGAAGTTAGCATAAGCGAAGCATCTCGGTTTGGAATAATGAACACTAGAGAAGACTTATCAATATATGAATTCGAAGAAAAACCTAAAAATCCTAAAAATAATTTAGCATCTATGGGGATATATATTTTTAATTGGAAAACTCTAAAAAAGTATTTAAGGGAAGATGAGGCAGATAAAACTTCAAAAAATGACTTTGGTATGAATATAATTCCTAACATGCTGGGTGATGGAAATAGGATGGTCGCATATCCATTCAAGGGATATTGGAAAGACGTTGGAACTATTGAAAGTCTGTGGGAAGCAAATATGGATCTCATAAAAGAAGATAATGAACTTGATTTACATGATGAGGAATGGAAAATATATTCAGTTAATTCAAGAAGACCAGCTCAATACATTGGAGAGAATGCCAAAATATCTAATTCATTAATTGTTGAAGGATGTATTGTGAAAGGACAAGTTGAAAATTCTATATTATTTCAGGGGGTGCAGGTGGGAAAAAATTCGGTTATCCGTGATTCTATAATTATGACTGATGCTAAGATAGGGGAAAACGTAGTTATAGAGAAAGCTATTGTAGGAAATGGGGCTATTATTAGAAAAGAGTGCAAAATTTCCTTAGATGGTGAAATAGCCATTATTGCAGCTAAAGAAGATGTAAAAATGGGTACAGTTATAGAAAATAATAAAGCTGTTTAA
- a CDS encoding glycoside hydrolase family 13 protein, giving the protein MNVMQVLHDSQSIEFRKPFGAVEAGQKIKLSINIDKEVIAVLEMIQFDGTKLSMEMQKEYLNNGEFRYSAEIDTSDELGILEYYFIIIDGYDRLYYGNNYEHLGGIGQIYTYNPIPYQITVYKRTYTPDWYKEGIIYQILIDRFYNGNENSIINSPKENSFIYGKWHDSPMYIKDNYGRIVRWDFYGGNLKGIIQKLDYIKSLGVNIIQLSPIFKSPSCHKYDTSDYEIVDEMFGTNNEFKELCETAQNKGIKIIIDIVLGYTSSDSKYFNKLGNYGEVGAYNSPNSKYYNWYRFLKYPYQYESWWGIDERPSIDSTEKRYTDYIIKNDSSIIEKWIKLGASGWKLNIIDELSDEFIELIRKRMQGISEDTVLIGDIWEDASNKISYSKRRKYLQGEEVHAATNYPLRESLINFVKGYIKSDKLKQKIMSLYENYPRESFYGNVNIAGTIDTERILTILDENIELLRLLAVIQFTLPGVPLICYGDEAGLKGGKEPDNRKSYPWGEENKELIKFYQKLTSIRNNENGLKKGDLNILDTETDVLAFERNYENEKIIILVNISNEAKLFKGINLNGEYMSLFDTDEKYKFTGRNSGITVFSRNFKILRKL; this is encoded by the coding sequence ATGAACGTTATGCAGGTATTACATGATTCACAGAGTATAGAATTCAGAAAACCATTTGGAGCTGTGGAAGCTGGTCAGAAGATTAAACTATCAATTAATATTGATAAGGAAGTAATAGCAGTATTAGAAATGATACAGTTTGATGGTACTAAGCTAAGTATGGAAATGCAAAAAGAGTATTTAAATAATGGCGAGTTCAGATATTCAGCAGAAATTGATACATCTGATGAGCTTGGAATATTAGAATATTATTTTATTATAATAGACGGGTATGACAGGTTATATTATGGAAATAACTATGAACATTTAGGTGGAATTGGACAAATATATACTTATAATCCTATTCCATATCAGATAACAGTATATAAAAGAACTTATACACCTGATTGGTATAAAGAGGGAATTATATATCAAATTCTTATAGATAGATTTTATAATGGCAATGAAAATAGTATCATAAATTCACCAAAAGAGAACTCTTTTATATATGGAAAATGGCATGATAGCCCAATGTATATTAAAGATAACTATGGAAGAATTGTGAGATGGGATTTTTACGGAGGAAATTTAAAAGGTATTATACAGAAGCTAGATTATATTAAATCTTTAGGAGTAAATATAATTCAATTAAGTCCTATATTTAAATCTCCTAGCTGCCATAAATATGATACGTCTGATTATGAAATAGTAGATGAGATGTTCGGAACTAATAATGAATTTAAAGAATTGTGTGAAACTGCCCAAAATAAAGGAATTAAAATTATCATTGATATAGTATTAGGATATACCAGTTCAGATAGCAAATATTTCAATAAGTTGGGTAATTACGGTGAAGTTGGAGCATATAATTCTCCTAATTCTAAATATTATAATTGGTATAGGTTTCTCAAATATCCGTATCAATATGAATCTTGGTGGGGAATAGATGAAAGACCAAGCATTGATTCAACTGAAAAACGGTATACTGACTATATTATAAAAAATGACAGCTCAATCATAGAGAAGTGGATAAAGTTAGGGGCGAGTGGCTGGAAATTAAATATAATAGATGAACTTTCTGATGAGTTTATAGAGTTAATTAGAAAGAGGATGCAGGGAATTAGCGAAGACACTGTGCTTATAGGTGACATCTGGGAGGATGCATCTAACAAAATTAGTTATTCTAAAAGGCGAAAATATCTTCAAGGTGAAGAAGTTCATGCAGCTACTAATTATCCATTGAGAGAAAGTTTAATTAATTTTGTTAAGGGTTATATAAAATCAGATAAACTTAAACAGAAGATAATGTCTTTATATGAAAATTACCCGAGAGAAAGTTTTTATGGAAATGTTAATATTGCTGGTACCATTGATACTGAAAGAATCTTAACTATTTTAGATGAAAATATTGAATTACTCAGGTTACTTGCAGTAATTCAATTCACATTACCAGGAGTTCCTCTTATTTGTTATGGTGATGAAGCAGGGTTAAAAGGTGGAAAAGAGCCTGATAATAGAAAAAGTTATCCTTGGGGGGAAGAGAATAAAGAACTTATTAAATTTTATCAGAAATTAACAAGCATAAGAAATAATGAAAATGGATTAAAGAAAGGAGATTTAAATATTTTAGATACAGAAACTGATGTATTAGCCTTTGAAAGAAATTATGAAAATGAAAAAATAATAATCTTGGTTAACATCTCTAATGAAGCAAAATTATTTAAAGGTATTAATTTAAATGGGGAGTATATGAGTTTATTTGATACTGATGAAAAATATAAGTTTACAGGGAGAAATAGTGGTATTACTGTTTTTTCACGAAATTTTAAGATATTACGCAAGCTTTAA
- a CDS encoding glycogen/starch/alpha-glucan phosphorylase produces the protein MLEMDKKAFKKAFVNRFVEMHGIELKEGTNQQKYDALGYLVRDYVTRDWLKTNKKYNKTGEKQVYYFSMEFLLGRLLGDALLNIGIRDVCKDALADLNIDLEELENLEQDQALGNGGLGRLAACFLDSMASLNIPGNGCGIRYKYGFFEQKIIDGKQVEVSESWLKEGNVWEKRKPEKSEIVKFGGEVKAEEVNGRLSFTHVNYEPVLAIPYDTPIVGYENEIVNTLRLWSAEAVSNEFDFSSFSRGDFLQAIKYKNSVEAISQVLYPEDSFYEGKMLRLKQQYFFVSAGVQSIIRHYKKHGHQIEALDEKVAIHINDTHPTLAIPELMRILVDEEGLEWNTAWRITTNTVSYTNHTILSEALEKWPVDMFKQLLPRIYMIIEEINERYCKDLWGKYPGEWDKISKMAIVSDGQVRMAHLAIVGSHSVNGVAKLHTEILKKKEMKDFYYLYPNKFNNKTNGITHRRWLLKSNPELTKLIKDTIGDSFIRHPLDLRSFERHLYDGVILEQLEKIKKFNKEKLADIILKNDNVKINPDSIFDVQVKRIHAYKRQILNCLRIMDLYNKLIDNPGYDIVPRTFIFGGKAAPGYYLAKNTIELINSVAKKVNNDPRVNEKIKVVFVQNYRVSLAERIIPGADVSEQISTTTKEASGTSNMKFMMNGAITVATLDGANIEIRDEVTDENIIIFGLTADEVFNYYQNGGYRSIDIYNNDIRVKRVIDDLVNGKYHNDRNKFKSIYENLITYNDEFFVLRDFDSYLKAQDKVDTIYRDTDKWQRMCGVNIAHSGIFSSDRTIEEYATGIWGSEVIYKNL, from the coding sequence ATGCTCGAAATGGATAAGAAAGCATTTAAAAAAGCTTTTGTTAATAGGTTTGTAGAAATGCACGGTATTGAATTAAAGGAAGGAACTAATCAGCAAAAATATGATGCTTTGGGGTATTTGGTACGGGACTATGTTACCAGGGATTGGTTAAAGACAAATAAGAAATATAATAAAACCGGTGAGAAACAAGTATATTATTTTTCAATGGAATTCTTATTAGGAAGACTTCTTGGTGATGCATTATTAAATATAGGAATAAGGGATGTATGTAAGGACGCGTTAGCGGACTTAAATATAGATTTAGAGGAACTTGAAAATTTAGAACAAGATCAAGCACTTGGAAATGGGGGACTTGGAAGACTTGCAGCATGCTTTTTGGATTCAATGGCTTCTTTAAATATTCCCGGAAATGGATGTGGCATCAGGTATAAATACGGATTTTTTGAACAAAAGATAATTGATGGAAAGCAGGTTGAAGTATCTGAGAGCTGGCTTAAGGAAGGAAATGTATGGGAAAAAAGAAAGCCAGAGAAATCTGAAATTGTTAAATTCGGTGGAGAGGTGAAGGCAGAGGAAGTAAATGGACGATTAAGTTTTACTCATGTTAATTATGAGCCAGTGTTAGCAATACCTTATGATACACCAATTGTAGGGTATGAAAATGAAATTGTGAATACTCTTAGATTGTGGAGTGCAGAAGCAGTTTCAAATGAATTTGACTTTTCATCTTTTAGTAGAGGAGATTTTCTTCAAGCAATTAAATATAAGAATTCGGTAGAAGCAATTTCACAAGTCTTATATCCGGAGGATTCATTCTATGAAGGAAAAATGCTTAGATTAAAGCAGCAGTATTTTTTTGTTTCAGCAGGAGTTCAAAGCATCATAAGACATTATAAAAAACATGGACATCAAATTGAAGCTTTAGATGAGAAAGTGGCAATCCACATTAATGATACTCATCCAACTCTTGCAATTCCTGAACTTATGAGAATATTAGTTGATGAAGAAGGCTTAGAATGGAATACAGCATGGAGAATAACTACTAATACAGTATCATATACAAATCACACAATCTTATCTGAAGCACTGGAAAAATGGCCAGTAGACATGTTTAAACAGCTGCTTCCAAGAATTTATATGATAATTGAAGAAATAAATGAAAGATATTGTAAAGACCTTTGGGGAAAGTATCCGGGTGAGTGGGATAAAATTTCTAAGATGGCAATAGTATCAGATGGACAAGTAAGAATGGCACACTTGGCAATCGTGGGTAGTCATAGTGTAAATGGTGTAGCAAAGCTTCACACCGAGATATTAAAGAAAAAGGAAATGAAAGATTTTTATTATTTATATCCAAATAAGTTTAATAATAAGACAAATGGAATTACTCACAGAAGATGGCTTTTAAAAAGTAATCCAGAACTTACAAAACTTATTAAGGATACAATTGGAGATAGTTTTATTAGACATCCTCTTGATTTAAGAAGTTTCGAGAGGCATTTATATGATGGGGTTATATTAGAGCAATTGGAAAAAATAAAAAAATTTAATAAAGAAAAGTTAGCGGATATAATATTAAAAAATGACAATGTGAAGATAAATCCAGACTCCATATTTGATGTTCAGGTAAAAAGGATACATGCTTATAAGAGGCAGATACTCAATTGTCTAAGAATAATGGATTTATACAATAAATTAATTGATAATCCAGGCTATGATATTGTACCAAGAACTTTTATATTTGGAGGAAAAGCTGCTCCGGGATACTATTTAGCTAAAAATACTATTGAACTTATAAACAGCGTTGCTAAAAAGGTAAATAATGATCCTAGAGTAAATGAGAAGATAAAGGTAGTTTTTGTTCAGAATTATAGAGTTTCATTAGCTGAACGAATAATTCCTGGTGCAGATGTAAGCGAACAAATTTCAACTACAACTAAAGAAGCATCAGGGACATCAAATATGAAGTTTATGATGAATGGTGCTATTACAGTAGCAACATTGGATGGAGCCAATATTGAAATAAGAGATGAAGTAACAGATGAAAATATAATAATTTTTGGATTAACTGCAGATGAAGTTTTTAATTATTATCAAAATGGAGGCTATAGATCGATTGATATATATAACAATGATATAAGAGTAAAGAGAGTAATTGATGATTTAGTAAATGGAAAATATCATAACGATAGAAATAAATTTAAAAGCATTTATGAAAATTTAATAACTTATAATGATGAATTTTTTGTTCTAAGAGATTTTGATTCATATCTAAAAGCTCAAGACAAAGTTGATACTATTTATAGAGATACTGATAAGTGGCAGAGAATGTGTGGCGTTAATATTGCTCACTCAGGGATATTCTCATCTGACAGAACAATAGAAGAATATGCAACAGGAATTTGGGGATCAGAAGTAATTTATAAAAATCTATAA